A region from the Trueperaceae bacterium genome encodes:
- a CDS encoding response regulator, with amino-acid sequence MSLVGSASPGGTAALLVLAPGRDPEPFRHALACAGWTVTVAPTPRTARDLAATTELGLVVVDAELPNLPSGLHPAVALRGGGKGGQPPRLVLVAAQVDARVSTLAAAAGAYRIALVPRDAATSAAPVATPPPRERAPAATETSSVWIVDDTPAIRLLARRAFERAGWQAAEFGELQSAKSALAAGARPTAVLLDIFLPDGNGLDHAANFVAAGAAVVMMSNLAGPDQVERAFAVGAADIVAKPVDMRSLVARVTRAVRWVEQGRQEGVRLQVVVPPVDDRQRLDALRL; translated from the coding sequence ATGTCCCTCGTCGGTTCCGCTTCCCCCGGCGGTACGGCCGCGCTCCTGGTCCTCGCACCCGGCAGAGACCCCGAGCCCTTCAGGCACGCGCTGGCCTGCGCCGGCTGGACCGTGACCGTCGCTCCGACGCCGCGAACGGCGCGGGACCTGGCTGCGACGACCGAGCTGGGCCTCGTCGTCGTGGACGCCGAGTTGCCCAACCTCCCGTCCGGCCTGCACCCCGCCGTGGCCCTCCGCGGCGGCGGCAAGGGCGGCCAGCCGCCACGCCTCGTACTGGTGGCGGCGCAGGTCGACGCGAGGGTCTCCACCCTCGCCGCGGCCGCCGGGGCCTACCGCATAGCGTTGGTGCCGCGCGACGCCGCCACGTCGGCGGCCCCGGTGGCGACGCCACCGCCCCGCGAGCGGGCGCCCGCCGCGACCGAGACGTCCAGTGTCTGGATCGTCGACGACACGCCTGCCATCAGGCTACTCGCGCGCCGCGCGTTCGAGCGGGCCGGCTGGCAGGCCGCCGAGTTCGGGGAGCTCCAGTCGGCCAAGTCCGCCTTGGCGGCGGGCGCCAGGCCCACCGCCGTGCTTCTCGACATCTTCCTCCCCGACGGCAACGGACTCGATCACGCCGCCAACTTCGTCGCCGCCGGGGCGGCCGTCGTGATGATGTCCAACCTGGCTGGGCCCGACCAGGTGGAGCGCGCCTTCGCGGTGGGCGCCGCCGACATCGTGGCCAAGCCCGTCGACATGCGGAGCCTCGTGGCGCGCGTGACCCGAGCGGTGCGGTGGGTGGAGCAGGGTCGCCAGGAGGGAGTACGCCTGCAGGTGGTGGTGCCACCCGTCGACGATAGGCAGCGACTGGACGCGTTGAGGCTCTGA
- a CDS encoding MerR family transcriptional regulator, with the protein MHPQTLRLYERKGLIEPSRSAGKTRLYSQRNIEQLREIRRLTQELGVNLAGVEEIIRLRHRLDQLQTTMEGRITDLQSQLRDRLDTLRGRALPRPGDGDPDERG; encoded by the coding sequence ATGCACCCGCAGACCCTCCGCCTCTACGAGCGCAAGGGCCTCATCGAGCCCAGCCGCAGCGCGGGCAAGACGCGACTCTACTCGCAGCGCAACATCGAGCAACTCCGCGAGATCAGGCGCCTTACGCAGGAGTTGGGCGTCAACCTGGCCGGCGTGGAGGAGATAATCCGGCTTCGGCACCGCCTCGATCAGCTCCAGACGACGATGGAGGGGCGGATCACCGACCTGCAGAGCCAGCTCCGCGACCGGCTCGACACCCTCAGGGGCCGGGCGCTCCCGCGGCCGGGCGACGGCGACCCCGACGAGCGCGGGTGA
- a CDS encoding HEAT repeat domain-containing protein has product MAGTRVAAMFVTILVAATVVTVTMMTLVLQLRSGASVATAWGSLTVALAGAGAALTLVALVHLSLAAASDSLGNRAAAVAVWTRAWSEVAAGAPPPVVPAAERVAAAEAAAEVLQDLVGEGAESVRVGLAVTGVLRADLAVAARRGGTRMAAVEAMERLAWIAPLEALPLFVEAARGPERRTAHAALLGACKILARLPYGDAAVKDVAATIRDHAGSLRDADSARPFVAAAISAGGQNVAVLCAELLAAGSHEAVRAAALDALGAVQPPAAGDLVERALAYGLVGETAAAALRALARIGVVSPAGTAAVAAAANATHVGTRVQAAHALVGAPSRLALPVLWRLLGDPNYEVRLATATALVRLGPPGDDALRRAAASHEDAFARDIAAVTGSIPRPQPARPAPGVGA; this is encoded by the coding sequence ATGGCGGGCACCAGGGTCGCGGCGATGTTCGTGACCATCCTGGTCGCTGCCACCGTCGTCACCGTGACGATGATGACGCTCGTGTTGCAGCTCCGTTCGGGCGCGAGCGTGGCGACCGCGTGGGGGTCGCTGACGGTGGCCCTGGCGGGGGCCGGTGCGGCGTTGACGCTAGTGGCTCTCGTGCACCTGTCGTTGGCGGCCGCTAGCGACTCGCTCGGCAACCGGGCCGCGGCCGTCGCCGTGTGGACGCGCGCCTGGAGCGAGGTCGCCGCCGGCGCGCCACCCCCGGTGGTGCCGGCGGCGGAGCGGGTGGCGGCGGCGGAGGCGGCGGCGGAGGTCCTCCAGGACCTGGTCGGCGAGGGGGCGGAGTCGGTGCGGGTGGGGCTCGCCGTAACGGGCGTGCTGCGCGCCGACCTGGCCGTCGCCGCCCGGCGGGGCGGGACGCGCATGGCGGCCGTGGAGGCGATGGAGCGGTTGGCGTGGATCGCGCCGCTCGAGGCGTTGCCGCTGTTCGTGGAGGCCGCCCGGGGTCCCGAGCGGCGGACAGCGCACGCCGCCCTGCTGGGCGCCTGCAAGATCCTGGCGCGGCTGCCCTACGGTGACGCCGCCGTCAAGGACGTCGCCGCGACCATCCGCGACCACGCCGGGTCGTTGCGTGACGCGGACTCGGCGAGGCCGTTCGTGGCCGCCGCCATCAGCGCGGGAGGCCAGAACGTCGCGGTGCTCTGCGCGGAACTCCTGGCGGCCGGTTCTCACGAGGCGGTGCGTGCCGCGGCGCTCGACGCGCTCGGCGCGGTCCAACCGCCCGCCGCAGGCGACCTGGTGGAGCGGGCCCTCGCCTATGGGTTGGTGGGGGAGACGGCGGCAGCCGCGTTGCGGGCCCTCGCGCGCATCGGGGTGGTGAGCCCCGCCGGGACGGCCGCAGTGGCTGCGGCCGCGAACGCGACGCACGTCGGCACTCGCGTGCAGGCGGCGCACGCGCTGGTGGGCGCCCCGTCGCGGCTTGCCCTGCCGGTCTTGTGGCGGCTACTCGGCGACCCGAACTACGAGGTGCGCCTGGCGACGGCCACGGCGCTGGTCAGGCTCGGCCCGCCGGGCGACGACGCCCTCCGGCGCGCCGCCGCGTCTCACGAGGACGCCTTCGCCCGGGACATCGCCGCGGTGACCGGCTCCATCCCCCGACCCCAACCCGCGCGGCCCGCGCCCGGGGTAGGCGCTTGA
- a CDS encoding DUF4384 domain-containing protein has translation MNLKSLRLALVAAAATLLVSACTITVRPGGFTSSDLTLSGVIQDFQPTRGNGAAYYVGENVEFRLVTDRSGYVTLTALDPDGKVYVFERNIPVQAGVNYLPVAGARHVYSVNPPLGQQRVRASFTVGRTDGSVKYVGRYGDGDWTSAIQIEIRPSPVRDVAETYFYIR, from the coding sequence ATGAACCTCAAGTCGCTCCGCCTCGCCCTGGTAGCCGCCGCCGCCACGCTGCTCGTGTCGGCGTGCACGATCACCGTGCGGCCCGGCGGCTTCACCAGCTCCGACCTGACGTTGTCGGGCGTGATCCAGGACTTCCAGCCCACGCGCGGCAACGGCGCGGCCTACTACGTCGGCGAGAACGTCGAGTTCAGGCTCGTGACCGACCGGTCTGGTTACGTCACCCTCACCGCGCTGGATCCCGACGGCAAGGTCTACGTCTTCGAGCGCAACATCCCCGTTCAGGCCGGGGTCAACTACCTACCGGTCGCCGGAGCCCGTCACGTCTACTCCGTCAACCCGCCGCTCGGGCAGCAGCGCGTCAGGGCGAGCTTCACCGTCGGGCGCACGGACGGGAGCGTCAAGTACGTCGGCCGCTACGGTGACGGCGACTGGACGAGCGCCATCCAGATCGAGATCCGCCCCTCGCCCGTGCGGGACGTGGCGGAGACCTACTTCTACATCCGCTGA
- a CDS encoding site-specific integrase encodes MDHALDLYKDRGALARAEAWAQLPPEELRRRAAAAARDRDAEQLWALTEAYLFLHGSRGAKVSLHTLRTYRRGVRDLVEAWASENLLRPSRDAGVVYMRRLEAGNGSAPAEVPRRGRATAAREVPASPGRPLSAASLQVKLAAARTLYKALRWAGASDARPFDDVRVAKDPTPPWEKRRPYADHEVEALLALASGAEKVMVLLGAHAGLRIGEMASLRWDDLDLERGKLRVRSGKGGKAATVSVTRRLRDALAELRLVSAGGGREAHRQRDAALVLPWAADHARRRFRRLCALAGVEYQNAGVHGLRHGAGTRYYRQTGDLGRVAAHLRHADIQTTRIYAKIGAAEIGDDIEDW; translated from the coding sequence ATGGACCACGCGCTCGACCTCTACAAGGACCGCGGCGCCCTCGCCCGCGCCGAGGCGTGGGCGCAGCTGCCGCCCGAGGAGCTCCGTCGCCGCGCGGCGGCGGCCGCCCGCGACCGCGACGCGGAGCAGCTCTGGGCGCTCACCGAAGCGTACCTGTTCCTGCACGGCTCGCGCGGTGCCAAGGTCAGTCTGCACACGCTGCGGACGTACCGCCGCGGCGTCCGCGACCTGGTCGAGGCGTGGGCGTCGGAGAACCTGCTCCGGCCTAGCCGCGACGCCGGCGTCGTCTACATGAGGCGCCTCGAGGCCGGGAACGGCAGCGCTCCCGCGGAGGTCCCGCGGCGCGGCAGGGCGACCGCTGCGCGAGAGGTGCCCGCGTCGCCCGGGAGGCCGCTGAGCGCCGCGTCCCTGCAGGTGAAGCTGGCCGCGGCCCGCACGCTCTACAAGGCGCTGCGCTGGGCGGGCGCTTCCGACGCCAGGCCGTTCGACGACGTGCGTGTAGCCAAGGACCCCACGCCGCCGTGGGAGAAGCGGCGCCCGTACGCTGACCACGAGGTCGAGGCCCTCCTCGCGCTGGCGAGCGGCGCGGAGAAGGTCATGGTGCTGCTCGGCGCGCACGCGGGGCTCCGGATCGGCGAGATGGCGTCCCTCCGCTGGGACGACCTCGACCTGGAGCGCGGCAAGCTCCGCGTGCGCTCCGGCAAGGGCGGCAAGGCGGCCACGGTCAGCGTCACGCGAAGGCTCCGCGACGCCCTCGCCGAGCTGCGGCTCGTGAGCGCCGGCGGGGGTCGCGAGGCGCACCGGCAGCGCGACGCCGCCCTCGTCCTCCCGTGGGCCGCCGACCACGCGCGTAGGCGGTTCCGGCGGCTCTGCGCACTTGCCGGCGTCGAGTACCAGAACGCCGGCGTGCACGGGCTCCGCCACGGCGCCGGCACGCGCTACTACCGGCAGACCGGCGACCTCGGCCGCGTGGCCGCGCACCTGCGGCACGCCGACATCCAGACGACCCGCATCTACGCCAAGATCGGCGCGGCCGAGATCGGCGACGACATCGAGGACTGGTGA
- a CDS encoding glycosyltransferase family 2 protein: MSVVDGLQAFVLVAFLVINGSNAAALALASRAVLMRGRRLSALEQTLLTRASTYLPVSFLIPAYNEEATIVSSLESLLAMHYPEFEVIVANDGSKDATLTVLKEAFDLVESLPGPRRFTQHAPVRSAWRSTTHAGLLVLDKENGGRADALNAALEQARYPVVVLTDADSLIDPAALQKAGTRFLDVPSLMGMGGTIRVVNEAKVVGGAVKEPRTPRNFIARWQQLEYLRAFIAARAAMSQVGCLISISGAFGLFRRSALLAVGGLRVDTVGEDFELTVRLHRHFRDARLEHRLEFMIDPVCWTQVPDEAKVLRSQRDRWHRGLWETLWVHRDMLLNPRYGRIGLVALPYAWFVEGVSPILEVTGYLTILVLWLTGNLDAPFVAAFLGLSVLYGMLVGLTSAALDQALPHSPRRLGDRYRMFIAVITENLGYRQWLAVVRVVAMFRIGSSRGKWGQMTRRSLG, encoded by the coding sequence TTGAGCGTCGTCGACGGCCTGCAGGCCTTCGTCCTCGTGGCCTTCCTCGTCATCAACGGCAGCAACGCGGCCGCGTTGGCGCTGGCGTCCAGGGCGGTGTTGATGCGCGGGCGGCGCCTGTCGGCTCTGGAGCAGACGCTGCTGACGCGGGCCTCGACCTACCTGCCCGTCAGCTTCCTCATCCCCGCCTACAACGAGGAGGCCACGATCGTGAGCAGCCTCGAGAGCCTGCTCGCCATGCACTACCCCGAGTTCGAGGTGATCGTGGCGAACGACGGCTCCAAGGACGCGACCTTGACGGTGCTGAAGGAGGCGTTCGACCTCGTCGAGAGCCTCCCGGGCCCCCGCAGGTTCACGCAACACGCGCCGGTGCGCTCCGCCTGGCGCAGCACGACCCACGCGGGCCTACTCGTCCTGGACAAGGAGAACGGCGGCAGGGCGGACGCCCTCAACGCCGCCCTGGAGCAGGCGCGGTACCCGGTGGTGGTGCTGACCGACGCGGACAGCCTCATCGATCCCGCCGCCCTGCAGAAGGCGGGCACGCGCTTCCTCGACGTACCGAGCCTGATGGGGATGGGCGGCACCATCCGCGTCGTGAACGAGGCGAAGGTCGTGGGTGGTGCGGTGAAGGAGCCGCGGACGCCACGCAACTTCATCGCCCGATGGCAGCAACTCGAGTACCTGCGCGCGTTCATCGCGGCTCGGGCGGCGATGAGCCAGGTGGGGTGCCTCATCTCCATCTCGGGCGCCTTCGGCCTCTTCCGCCGCAGCGCGCTCCTGGCGGTTGGCGGCCTCAGGGTGGACACGGTGGGGGAGGACTTCGAGTTGACGGTTCGGCTTCACCGTCACTTCCGTGACGCCCGACTGGAGCACCGCCTCGAGTTCATGATCGACCCCGTGTGCTGGACGCAGGTCCCGGACGAAGCGAAGGTGTTGAGGAGTCAGCGCGACAGGTGGCACCGCGGGTTGTGGGAGACCTTGTGGGTGCACCGCGACATGCTCCTGAACCCGCGTTACGGCCGCATCGGGCTGGTGGCCCTGCCTTACGCCTGGTTCGTGGAGGGCGTCTCGCCGATCCTGGAGGTGACGGGCTACCTGACGATCTTGGTGTTGTGGCTCACCGGCAACCTCGACGCCCCGTTCGTGGCGGCCTTCCTCGGACTCTCCGTGCTCTACGGCATGCTCGTGGGTCTGACGAGCGCCGCGCTGGATCAGGCGCTACCGCACTCGCCGCGGCGCCTGGGCGATCGCTACCGGATGTTCATCGCCGTGATCACGGAGAACCTCGGGTACAGGCAGTGGTTGGCGGTCGTGCGCGTCGTGGCCATGTTCAGGATCGGGAGCAGCCGTGGCAAGTGGGGCCAGATGACGCGCCGCAGCCTAGGTTGA
- the smc gene encoding chromosome segregation protein SMC, which produces MRLASLTLQGFKSFGNRATLEFAPGVTAIIGPNGSGKSNVLDALRWTTGGGRAREFRATDKTDLIFHGASGKRSVGLAEVELELKHGGAGVKVYRSIDRDGTTRLRLNGRSARFLDVEEALAGTGLGRSGLAIIGQGEVSQVLMADPAKLLEHVAEAAGVARLAGRRDQTVARLETAGQHLARLQDVLAELAARCRSLEGEAAGAKRHAELSALQLRLRFTLARLREAGLATEIAELDGRRGLLEAALADGRQRLLDLREGGRRLATDRDGAEERYREAAARLEYRRGNLRLAQERLERLTERADALAARARAVSTERDRLAQAARPTPPDEAPQAAAERAAAAALGAADREAALTAAADRERAAREAFERLRRDHATVEREGAALESRREALRAQLTQVDAQVAAMEADTSGADLEALGARQAAAAADLARAEGEAEAQRAALQRAHERHALAAAEAVSRGAAAARSRAAFEARRGFAQGPRNALASGIEGVIGAVADLVKVAPEYQEAIAGALGRRAEYVVVATAEAGKKVLEHVRRSGGFVTVLPLDLLRPQGERGRPGASHPGVIAPATALIEVDGEYATLFDNLLSGTLVVTDIDAATAIARRPGARPRLVTLQGDVVEPSGAMSGGKRSQHATVLGAAADLEEAEAAARSSSDAAQEAQRQLNAEQAVMRELLEAVRTAAEANRGAALALAEARERGAGRERLLIDLRSRRERLAAESAALPEVPHAAATDLVAAVATAEADLDGAVAALDAARTALAEARGEAARAEQAAALARERWRQHEEALSRYEAGAARAVQLAAEHEELARAAAEQAVELAAAETERDAAQAAVPADLATEEGEVAAARAALAAFEEQLTAETAAQATRAQELEDVRLQAARRDAALELAQEELRAFPAGIEALDITERAGRARLREVTDELDALGAVNHRAAIDLAEVTERKENLEVEAVQATLAVAELESTLDRIDKETSARLNAALERLQTAFSRHVKQLFGPDARGAIEVDAEGSRPVGVRIRLQPPGKQTHSLHLLSVGERTMGALAFLFSLIADEGGGLPVAVLDEVDAPLDEANIRRYGQFVARLAAQGTQFVLITHQKATFEIAETLWGITTEQGVSRVFSIRKEAELPA; this is translated from the coding sequence GTGCGACTAGCTTCGCTGACGCTGCAGGGCTTCAAGAGCTTCGGCAACCGCGCCACCCTCGAGTTCGCCCCCGGCGTCACCGCCATCATCGGCCCGAACGGGTCGGGCAAGTCGAACGTGCTCGACGCGCTGCGCTGGACGACAGGCGGCGGCCGGGCGCGCGAGTTCCGCGCCACCGACAAGACGGACCTCATCTTCCACGGCGCGAGCGGAAAGCGCTCGGTCGGCCTCGCCGAGGTGGAGCTCGAGCTCAAGCACGGCGGGGCCGGCGTGAAGGTCTACCGCAGCATCGACCGTGACGGCACCACGCGCCTACGCCTCAACGGGCGCAGCGCACGCTTCCTGGACGTGGAGGAGGCCTTGGCTGGAACGGGACTCGGCCGGTCGGGCCTGGCGATCATCGGGCAGGGCGAGGTGAGCCAGGTGCTGATGGCCGACCCCGCCAAGCTCCTCGAGCACGTCGCCGAGGCGGCCGGCGTGGCCCGGCTCGCCGGCAGGCGCGACCAGACCGTGGCGCGGCTCGAGACGGCGGGACAGCACCTGGCTCGGCTGCAGGACGTGCTCGCGGAGCTGGCGGCCCGCTGCCGGTCGCTGGAGGGCGAGGCGGCCGGCGCCAAGCGCCACGCCGAGCTGAGCGCCCTGCAACTGCGCCTGCGGTTCACCCTCGCGCGCCTGCGCGAAGCGGGCCTGGCTACCGAGATCGCCGAGCTGGACGGCCGGCGCGGGCTGCTCGAGGCCGCCCTCGCCGACGGTCGGCAGCGGCTGCTCGACCTCCGCGAGGGCGGCAGGCGGCTCGCCACCGACCGCGACGGGGCGGAGGAGCGTTACAGGGAGGCTGCCGCGCGGCTCGAGTACCGCCGCGGCAACCTCAGGCTGGCGCAGGAACGCCTGGAGCGGCTGACGGAGCGGGCCGACGCGCTCGCCGCCCGCGCCCGCGCGGTGAGCACGGAGCGCGACAGGCTCGCCCAGGCCGCGAGGCCAACCCCGCCCGACGAGGCGCCGCAGGCGGCGGCCGAACGTGCGGCCGCCGCGGCGCTTGGCGCGGCCGACCGCGAGGCCGCGTTGACCGCGGCGGCCGATCGTGAACGCGCGGCGCGCGAGGCGTTCGAGCGGTTGAGGCGCGATCACGCCACTGTAGAGCGCGAAGGGGCGGCACTCGAGTCGCGCCGCGAGGCGCTCCGGGCGCAACTCACCCAGGTGGACGCCCAGGTGGCGGCCATGGAGGCCGACACGAGCGGCGCCGACCTGGAAGCGCTCGGCGCGCGCCAGGCCGCCGCCGCCGCGGACCTCGCACGGGCGGAGGGGGAGGCCGAAGCCCAGCGCGCGGCGCTGCAGCGCGCGCACGAACGCCACGCGTTGGCCGCGGCCGAGGCGGTCTCGCGCGGGGCCGCCGCCGCGCGCAGCCGCGCGGCCTTCGAGGCCAGGCGCGGCTTCGCGCAGGGGCCCCGCAACGCGCTCGCCTCTGGCATCGAAGGCGTGATCGGCGCCGTCGCCGACCTGGTGAAGGTGGCGCCCGAGTACCAAGAGGCCATCGCGGGGGCGCTCGGTCGGCGCGCCGAGTATGTGGTGGTAGCGACCGCCGAGGCGGGCAAGAAGGTGCTGGAACACGTGCGGCGCTCGGGCGGCTTCGTGACCGTCCTCCCGCTGGACCTCCTGAGGCCGCAGGGCGAGCGGGGCCGGCCCGGCGCCTCCCACCCCGGCGTCATCGCCCCCGCCACGGCGCTGATCGAGGTGGACGGGGAGTACGCCACGCTGTTCGACAACCTCCTGAGTGGCACGCTCGTGGTCACCGACATCGATGCCGCCACCGCGATCGCCCGGCGCCCCGGGGCGCGCCCGCGGCTGGTCACCCTGCAGGGCGACGTGGTCGAGCCCAGCGGCGCCATGAGCGGCGGCAAGCGCTCGCAGCACGCCACGGTGCTGGGGGCCGCCGCCGACCTCGAGGAGGCCGAGGCGGCGGCGCGGAGCAGCTCCGACGCTGCGCAGGAGGCGCAGCGCCAACTCAACGCCGAGCAGGCGGTGATGCGCGAGCTGCTCGAGGCAGTGCGCACGGCGGCGGAGGCGAACCGGGGTGCGGCGCTGGCGCTGGCCGAGGCGCGCGAGCGCGGCGCGGGGCGGGAGCGCCTCCTCATCGACCTGCGTTCGCGGCGGGAACGGCTCGCGGCGGAGTCCGCCGCCCTGCCGGAAGTGCCGCACGCAGCCGCTACCGACCTCGTTGCCGCCGTCGCGACCGCCGAGGCGGACCTCGACGGGGCAGTCGCCGCGCTCGACGCGGCGCGAACGGCGCTCGCCGAGGCGCGCGGCGAGGCCGCCCGGGCCGAGCAGGCGGCGGCTCTGGCGCGGGAACGGTGGCGCCAGCACGAGGAGGCGCTCTCGCGTTACGAGGCGGGCGCCGCGCGCGCCGTCCAGCTGGCGGCCGAACACGAGGAGCTCGCTCGGGCCGCCGCCGAGCAGGCGGTCGAGCTGGCGGCGGCGGAAACCGAGAGGGACGCCGCCCAGGCGGCCGTTCCCGCCGACCTGGCGACCGAAGAGGGAGAGGTGGCCGCGGCGCGCGCGGCGCTGGCTGCCTTCGAGGAGCAGTTGACGGCGGAGACTGCGGCGCAGGCGACGCGCGCGCAGGAGCTTGAGGACGTGAGGCTCCAGGCGGCGAGGCGCGACGCCGCGTTGGAGCTGGCGCAGGAGGAGCTGCGGGCGTTCCCTGCCGGGATCGAAGCGCTGGACATCACCGAGCGCGCCGGTCGCGCCCGGCTGCGCGAGGTCACCGACGAGCTCGATGCGCTCGGGGCCGTCAACCACCGCGCCGCCATCGACCTGGCCGAGGTGACGGAGCGCAAGGAGAACCTCGAGGTGGAGGCGGTGCAGGCCACGCTGGCCGTCGCCGAGCTCGAGTCGACGCTCGACCGGATCGACAAGGAGACGAGCGCGCGGCTGAACGCGGCGCTCGAGCGCCTGCAGACGGCGTTCTCGCGTCACGTCAAGCAGCTCTTCGGCCCGGATGCGCGAGGCGCCATCGAGGTGGACGCCGAGGGCAGCCGACCCGTGGGCGTGCGGATCCGGCTGCAGCCTCCCGGCAAGCAGACGCACTCGCTCCACCTGCTGTCGGTCGGGGAGCGCACCATGGGCGCGCTCGCGTTCCTGTTCTCGCTGATCGCCGACGAGGGTGGCGGGTTGCCGGTGGCGGTCCTCGACGAGGTCGACGCCCCTCTCGATGAGGCCAACATCCGCCGCTACGGCCAGTTCGTGGCGCGCCTCGCCGCGCAGGGGACCCAGTTCGTGCTCATCACCCACCAGAAGGCGACCTTCGAGATCGCCGAGACCCTGTGGGGCATCACGACCGAGCAGGGCGTCAGCCGCGTCTTCAGCATCCGCAAGGAGGCGGAGTTGCCCGCGTGA
- a CDS encoding biotin--[acetyl-CoA-carboxylase] ligase, whose amino-acid sequence MTTESDGPAGLAAQSPAAPPAWRVVLLGDVDSTQEVAKRMLASGVDAAGTVVRARSQSAGRGRRGGSWRSGDGGSYQTFVTPAARLPAGGAGLTLAVGVALAEALGAAGARCKVKWPNDLYYRDRKLGGVLVERVREHLLLGVGINVENDVPPTATALRSWSLPAVEELVLEAVGGALAAAVSDEGAVPVPAALRRRYAALDWLAGKRVTVGDAEAVGTAAPVPGSAAGAGEGWRVSGVARGIDERGCLLLSSATSEAPIAVCAGTVVAVEAVG is encoded by the coding sequence GTGACGACGGAGAGCGACGGTCCGGCCGGATTGGCTGCGCAGTCGCCGGCGGCTCCGCCGGCTTGGCGCGTCGTGCTGCTCGGCGACGTCGACTCGACGCAGGAGGTGGCTAAGCGCATGCTGGCTAGCGGCGTGGATGCGGCCGGCACGGTGGTGCGGGCGCGGTCGCAGTCGGCGGGGCGTGGTCGTCGCGGTGGAAGCTGGCGCAGCGGCGACGGCGGAAGCTATCAGACGTTCGTGACGCCGGCGGCGCGCCTCCCGGCGGGCGGGGCCGGCCTGACGCTGGCGGTCGGGGTGGCGCTCGCAGAAGCGCTCGGTGCGGCCGGGGCGAGGTGCAAGGTCAAGTGGCCGAACGACCTCTACTACCGCGACAGGAAACTCGGCGGCGTCCTGGTCGAGCGTGTGAGGGAGCACCTCCTCCTGGGCGTGGGGATCAACGTCGAGAACGACGTGCCTCCCACCGCCACCGCCTTGCGGTCCTGGTCGCTGCCGGCCGTCGAGGAGCTGGTCTTGGAGGCGGTCGGCGGCGCGCTGGCCGCGGCGGTGAGCGACGAGGGCGCCGTCCCGGTCCCCGCCGCTCTGAGGCGGCGCTACGCGGCCCTCGACTGGTTGGCCGGCAAGCGCGTCACGGTGGGCGACGCGGAGGCGGTCGGCACCGCCGCGCCCGTGCCCGGCTCCGCGGCCGGCGCCGGCGAGGGGTGGCGCGTGAGCGGCGTGGCTCGGGGCATCGACGAGCGCGGCTGCCTGCTGTTGTCGTCCGCGACGTCGGAAGCGCCGATCGCGGTGTGCGCGGGGACCGTGGTGGCCGTCGAGGCCGTCGGCTAG
- a CDS encoding J domain-containing protein translates to MTVARDPYEVLGVPRDADADALKAAYREKALRYHPDRNPGDRQAEERFKELSEAYAVLRDPASRARYDRFGGQGPAGYRHDTSQVDWRDVFRDADIHVDWGSQGGVPHTGNAVFDALFGMMTGVLRGAGLVAGRTYELTAALTLGELHAGTNRVVAVPGPCVCPTCKGTGRLAPGAGVVRPLGPFEAGARTADATCPDCGGRGVRRGGAKLDVTVPPNTPVGARLRLAGAGGPGNPPGDVMVQVGWSKPADAQVRDFDVHAPLTVTPWEATRGGAAEYSGVAVTIPPGSAAGATVVAHGMGLPGPGGSRGDLRLTLATAWLEGAARAAGRWLRRLGVGGEAG, encoded by the coding sequence GTGACAGTGGCCCGCGACCCCTACGAGGTGCTAGGCGTCCCGCGAGACGCCGACGCCGACGCACTCAAGGCCGCCTACCGCGAGAAGGCGTTACGCTACCATCCGGACCGTAACCCCGGCGACCGCCAGGCGGAGGAACGCTTCAAGGAGCTGTCGGAGGCCTACGCCGTCCTGCGAGACCCCGCGTCCCGCGCCCGCTACGACCGCTTCGGCGGGCAGGGCCCTGCCGGGTACCGCCACGACACGAGCCAGGTCGATTGGCGCGACGTCTTCCGCGACGCGGACATCCACGTCGACTGGGGCTCTCAGGGCGGCGTGCCCCACACCGGCAACGCCGTCTTCGACGCGCTCTTCGGCATGATGACGGGAGTGTTGCGAGGCGCGGGCCTGGTGGCGGGCCGGACGTACGAGCTCACGGCGGCGCTGACGCTGGGCGAGCTGCACGCCGGCACCAACAGGGTCGTCGCCGTGCCGGGACCGTGCGTCTGCCCCACGTGCAAGGGCACGGGGCGCCTGGCGCCTGGCGCCGGGGTGGTGCGGCCCCTCGGACCTTTCGAGGCCGGAGCGCGCACCGCGGACGCCACCTGCCCAGACTGCGGCGGTCGCGGCGTGAGGCGCGGCGGCGCCAAGCTGGACGTAACGGTCCCGCCCAACACGCCGGTCGGCGCCCGGCTGCGGCTGGCCGGCGCCGGCGGGCCCGGCAACCCACCCGGCGACGTGATGGTGCAGGTCGGTTGGTCCAAGCCCGCCGACGCCCAGGTGCGCGACTTCGACGTCCACGCGCCGCTCACGGTCACGCCCTGGGAGGCGACGCGGGGTGGCGCGGCCGAGTACAGCGGGGTCGCCGTGACCATCCCGCCCGGCAGCGCCGCCGGCGCGACGGTGGTCGCCCATGGCATGGGCCTGCCGGGACCGGGCGGGTCGCGCGGCGACCTGAGGCTCACGCTCGCCACTGCCTGGCTCGAGGGCGCGGCTCGCGCCGCGGGCCGCTGGTTGCGTAGACTTGGCGTTGGAGGCGAGGCAGGGTGA